The DNA segment ACTAAACCAAACCATTATGTGTCAAATGGGAAAACTCATCATTGTTTTTGAAAGGACTAGAATGGTTATACATTTCTAATGTCAAAAGctgtatttttttccttttcctataGTATTCGACATATCTGGGATCTCTTTCACATGTTTTGAAATGTGGAATGACTTGaaagtttcaagttatttgtCATGAAAAACACATACAATTGAATCTCAAGCATTCAATTTGTATTTAAAGAATTCTTTTTTGCCCCTTTAGTGGATGTATTATTCATTATCTTGACCTGCAATACACTTATGTGCACATTGCAACATGCAAAGGTATTCTTTGTTGATATGTTATTATGCTAAAAAAATGATTACTCAGTAATGAGTATCATTTGTTCAacatatttatttgaaaaaagCACAACGGATACTGTATTTTTGTCATCCATGTCCAATCGACAATTGTTGGCCATTCTTGATTTGGTATTGTTTCATAATCTTCAGTTGGTGAAGATTAATGGATACTAAAGATACAGTTGAATCTGCTGGCAAAACCATCCTATGTTTACTCTGCATTTCTCAGATGCTAGTAATCCAAGTTTGGATTTCAGTGCTCACCACCACCACAACAAAGCCTCAGTGCTTACCCATTGACTAATATATCAGTTAATATCATTCCTCAATGATAACAAATGCATTTGATACTTGATTTGGTCATCTATTTTAATCTGCCAGCTAGATTTTATAAGAGTAATTTTAACAAACGGTAAATATACCATTGAATCAGTACATTATTTGTTACATTTTTCTCTTGCAAATATGAAATTGCACATCTTAGCCAACATGAGACAAGTATTTGGAatgttttatcttttttcttttggtgaAAGCATCCAAGTGATTGTACTACATTTACATTATTACATAATACAGGTTACTGCATTTGTTTTCGCAGGAGCAACAAGGAGAAGTGTCAGTTACTGCAAATTTGGGAGATTCACCATGCAAGATTGAATTGTCATCTCTGGTTCCTCCTGATGGACTGGTCAGTGCTTTGCAATTTGGAGAAGCAAAAGCAATCAATACAATTGTGCAACCCTGGAAAAATACCTGCAAATGCTGTCTTTACTATTTTGACAATTATTTAGACAACTATGAGATTTTCTCTATTAATGATCATACAAACAGCATAACTTTTGTTAAGCTAAATCTCATGGGAAACATGCATGAGTTCATCGCATAAAAACTATGCATTTCTTTGCTGTAGCCAAGAGCAACTTTCTTGTTTCCCAACGGTGAAGTTTCagttaaagagaagaaattGGATGAGGATAACAGAATTTTGTCAGTAAATGGCATAGTGAAGTCACATATTCTGAATGGAGTTTGCACAGCAGTATACAATGATAATGCAATGGACTTAAAATATCGCTACAAGGTAAGGCTTCCCTCAGCTGGCTTTGTTTCATTGATATTTTACTCTGTGCCACTGGTTCattaattgtatttttataGGATGAAGAGATATCGTTTATTCCCAGCATCTCTTTGCCATCCAATTCAGTATCATTCGCATTTAAGCGCCAATTAACTCCTTCAGACAAGTTGAGGTAACTACAATGTTGTAAACTATGGCAAACTTTGTACTGATTTGAATAATTATCAGTTACATAAACATCTCTTAATGTGGGGTAGTGGTCAATACACTCTAGAAGCACCATTCAGTTACCTTCCTGATCTGTGGGACTGTTGCAAAGTTTTGGTCTTTGGAGCCTGGACATTGGGGTGCATGTGGGGCTTGAGGAACGATGTTTATATAGTATGCCTTTGAAACTTATGATGCTTCCTGTTCTTGCCAGCTATTGGTACCATTTCGACACAAACTACTGGGGTGCTGTCTACAAACACAGGGCTGATAAGCATCTCAAGTGGAAAGCTGGTTATGAGTCAAACAACAGGCTTGGACGGGCATCTGTTTGGGTAAGGCATTCGCTCTCATTTCAATGCTAACAACTTAGCCGTATGAATAAGTGAACACCTTTATGCTGTTTCTAGTGTTTCTTGGGCTGTACATGCTAAAAATTGTTACCTGAACTAGGAGTCGAATAATTGCTTCTACCTTTCTACTGGAACTGTAGAATCAGCTGATGTAAATTCTGACATGTAGGTTGGAGATGCAAGCGGTAGCACAAAGGAGGTGCCTTTGAAGGCCAAAGTTCAGTTCACGCTTGAAGTCCCCCAGGACAATATACAAAATGCAGTTGTACTGTTCCATGTGAAGAAAAGATGGGATTTTTAGTTTGTGAATTCTGTTACTGTTACACCATGGGCACATAAGGGTGCGTGCACAGATAAGGGAGAACCAATAAGAAGTTGGAATGAATATCAATATGTAATCTGTTCAACAAAATTCTAACATGCAAATGCCATGAATAAATTATGTCATGTTCTTTTTCCTGCCACATTTGCATCGCCAGTTGAGGGAACATTTCCACGAGCAGTTTACAGAAGCATAATATTATCaaagtgcaaaaaatacatTCTACTTAATCTGGGTGAAGCAGAATGACATAATAGAAATCCAAAATCTGCTGCGTTTCCTTTGTGCAATTTAAACTTGGGAGGTAGATACTGTGTGACAAAAATTCCTCACAAGTTCTCTGAGGAGTTACACCAACGCATCAATGGATTCATGCTACTACCAACGCAGATCCCTTTTGCCTTCCTGGACGAAATGGGAACACAATACAAATGCAACGTCAAATATGCTGCCCTTCCCAGTTGCTACACATTTGTTTCATCATGAACAGCAGCACTAGATCTTCGCAGTTGTTACTGACAGAATAAAAACTCTACAATCCCAATCGTTGATAACATCGGCACATTTTGCACTGGTTTTcttcctgctgctgctgatgtaATCCTTTCTGGGCTGCTTCTGCAACTCTACCATCACAGTTCTCCTTACCTTCGCCAAAATTCAGTTTCCATGGACATATAAGGTTAGGCTTAAGCACAAAGTTGCACAGAATGTAGTTTTGATGCCACCCACCGCATTTTACCATTGAGTTAGCATTCCTTTCTGGCTTTCTGGACCCTTATGATATGAACAGTACTGAATCATGTAGCATCTGCCAACCTTGCACTCATAGCACTGAATCATGTTGTGAAGAATATGATTCTCCTGAGTCCTGATGGATTTATAGTCTAATATTAAGTGTACCTTTCGTCCAGAATCTGGCATAGATTGACCATTCATCGCATCATGTATCGTGACATCCTCGTTGATATTTATAGCATACCTTTGCAATCCCCTACCAGGATTTCTTTCATAAGTAATAATCTCTTCATATGCCTTCTGTAAGATATCTTTTGCTGCTTTGTAGACTGCCTCTGTTCCAGATCCTTTCTCAGCACATCTCATGGCATCAGCACATAAGGCATTGTAACGGCTTGTAATGGACTGAGAAGCATCTTCAAGATGGTTATTGTtggagaacctttacagtacaccatgatactagatggtggagagtatcattgttgtgttctaaccgtccattttagtaggtattattataattatcttgatacccttaggggtaattacgtcattgactgatcggacttcggaccttcaccacccatcatcgaccgatcgacggagggtggaaaccctaataaatgaaatgaacagaataagtgaaagcttatacaaagaataaactaatattttgacatttcctaattaaacatataatttacaagtttatcatggttttttgtttccaatcctacccttatgatacccatgatactctttaatgatacctatgatactgatggacgatagagtatcattaggccaatctaaaccaccggatgagAAAAATGGACggcatgcactcatttaggtgtactgtaaaagtcctctatTGTTGTTATCATCTAACAAATCATCATCTCTGGCCTTCCTTGTCCAACGTTTCAAAAAGTAATCAGGTGGAAGGGTACGGGGATCAACTATTATGTATACTCCAAGAATATGACGGCATAAAATACCTGAGAACTCTAAGTGCTTGCAACTACAATTTTCCATCTTATTGGAAGAATTATAAGTCACGTAGAATGTGTCTCATAAATCTTCATCTTTGTGATGCTGTATTTGCTTATGCAGCCATCTTTAGTTTTCTCAATGATATACCCCAAAGACTCTGTAAATTCCTCCCGAAACTTACTGAAGACTGCTTTTGTGTAGGTGCTTGCTGCCTGTTTTTCTATTAGCGATGCGGTTTTTGTAGTTGCCTTATTTAAGTAACCATCCATATCTGCTTTTGCTTCATCCTCATATCGATTTGCCATGCTCAAATCAAACTGATTAAGAAAAACTTCAAGTGTTGTTTTTGTATTGAAATACTTCTTGTAGAAATCATTCATGGTTTCTAATTTCTGTCTGGGGGATATGTCTGCAAAGAATGTATCCATCGGGTACAAAGGAACCCATTTTTCACGGATATTGTATATTGCTTGAAGCCATGAATTCTTTCTCAAGTCATAATTATCAATGATTGATGTCCAAGTTGTTTCGAACGTAGAGATAGTTTCAGACTCAAGAACACAGCTTTCAAGCTCATCTCGTAGGGTTGGATGTTCTGTGTATACATGGGTTAGTTTCTGCTTGGTTCTACTCAAAATATTCCACTTGCAGAAACGGTGACAGGAATCTGGAAAAACCTTTCCAACTGCAGCCTTCATGGCCCTGTTTTGGTCAGTGACTAATGAGCATGGTGCCTTCACTCCCATTGCAGCTAGCCATGTTTCAAACAGCCACACAAATGAGAACTCAGTCTCTTCCATAAGCAATGCAGATCCAAAAATAATAGGCTGCAGATGATGGTTTACTCCTGAGAAAGTAACAAAGGGCATCATATACTTGTTCTTCTTGCTCGTCGTGTCAAATGTGATAGCATCACCAAAATGCCTATAAGCTGCTTTGGCCCTAGCATCAACCCAGAAAACATTCACCACACAACCATTCTTGTCAACCTGTATGGCATGGAAGAAAGCAGGGTCATTGGCTTGCATATTCTTGAGATAATAAAGGAGGCCCTGCACGTCTCCTCCTTCCCCAAGAACATTCTGCCTAAGAAGTGCCATCCCATCAGGGCTCACCATAGCCACCTTCTCAGAGGCACCAAGAAAACATCTTGTGCGAGGATACCCCACCTTGCTACAAGTGCCAAGGTCATGGTTGTGAGCCttctcaagcttggagacaaccCAATGATCCAACTCCCTAACCACCTCCATCATAGCATTGCAACCTTCCCACATAGACATCCTCTCAGTCTCTCACGCTTCTTCATAGCCTCATCTGACGATGGCTGCTTCTTCTTGTAACTGCCTTCCCTCGAGCACACAGACCTCTTCATGACAAGAGCCTCCTCCGTACCCTTGGCGCGCCGACCTGCCAACATGGAACGGGAAGCCAAGGCGCCTGGCATACTCATTGTAGAAGGCCTTTGCAGCCTCATCAGAGTCAAACGTCATACCGACCACCGGTTCCTTGGAATCCTCCGCTGGAGCAAATTCTTGCATGACATCAGGCTCTACTGCACTCCAATTGTGACAGATGGCGTCCCTTCCACAATAGGATCTCCGAGAACCAGACCACCACTCGGGCCAGGCCGAGTGTTGGTGTCCAGGGACATGAGGCAACCGACATAATCGGCAATCAGCTCATCACCTTAACTCCTTGCACCCTCCATCAGTGTGTATTAAGATCTACCACAAGCATCCATCCAACGCACAGTTCATTGCGGCCATAACGAAAGACCGGTAAGGATACACCCTCCTCTATGTCACTAGGTATGAGGGGTTCAGTTAAACcccccaaatttcaaatttttatgGAAAGAAAATTGACACCTTGAGCAAGTCCGATGGAGTCAACTGAGATTCGTACTGTGCGCTGAAGAAGAATctaagggcgtgtttggatgcCCTGCTGAGCGTGTGCATGCACCGGCGGATGCAGAGCGGAGCGGTGTGCGCGTGTTTGGTTGGCACTCGTGACTGCACCCGCTCGTGCAGCTGCATCCGCCCAGCCAGGCTCGGGGAAACAACAGAATCGGCTGTTTCCGTCAGGCCTGGCTGGGgagataaaaaatattgtgcgtatgatttttttatttaacttttgattttatttagaggtccaaaaattctaaatgttttcgtGAGCAAATTAAAGCTCActaataacctattttaattaggttgatcaaaaagactaagtcaatatttaattaaaattctccaaaaatcataaaaaattcactaatattcttatccggtgatatactaatttataaaaatattttcaatcctaggttatttggtaaaaaaatgagttcctttataatacaacatatactcatgcagacaaacaaacacaatctcttctcaaccAGACTGAGcacatgcagccaaccaaacagactctACTGCATCTCCCcagcctgtctcaactcagcctgtatGACTCATACGAGTCAGGCTGAGAGCATATGGGCAACCAAACAGATCCTAATCAAACCACGCAACAACCGAATCCTCGACTACCTGAATGGAGAGAGAAAGATTTAGATTTGATTTACTTATAGTCACATTAAAGAAAGGGAAAATCGAACTTTCAAAAACAAGAAAGGGACGATCTCCTGGAACAAAACGAGCTCCTTCCTATGGCAAgggaatccatccaagaaaccTAGGGTTACTTACCAACAGAAGAAAAGCCCCCACTCCACGCCAGTCTGGcaaaggggaggaggagaggggagccGGGGTGCAACTCAGTTGCAAATGCACTAACTTTTAAATTATGCAAATTCATTAGAAACCATAGTTAAacgttttcaattttttttaaaaaaatatgatttgcaGGTGATATTATGTTCTACATCAACGCAAAGTTTATAATTCAAGTCCGATCCCATTTGTGAGATAAAAAACGACAAATTTCACCCACGGTGACACTACATGACACAAATTGCCATGTAATGCTATTGTAGTCATTTTTATATTTCGTAAACAGGATTAAGTTTGCACCTAGAATTTTGTATGGATGTAGAACATAACCTTATCTATGGATGATAaagtttttagaattttagagaACATGCAAGTATGGTTTCCAGTAAATTCtcataaattttcaaaaaaaaaaagtgcatttGCACCTAACATGCACCCAATGACCCAAATGACCTATTCTCACTCACTCACATACACGGAGGACTATGGCCCGGTAGCAGCACGGTTTCTATTGGATCAAAATTTAGGGAGCTCTGTGGCTCCGCAGTAGCACAGCTCCTTCTTCCTTGGAAATTGGCGGTGCTTCACATGCTAAAATGGAAGCGGTTCTAGGAGTACCCAAGATCCGATCGGCGGTAGCAAGTGATCGGGCCTGGGTCTCCCTTTCCACCTAAATCCACTAAGAGCATCACAAGTAATTCTCTTCTCAGACGAGAATCATTTCACGAAAGGATTTTCATTTCTTTCAGCGCtccaccaatttttttttatagtttatgTTACGATGGAATTCTCAAGGCCATTCACTTTAGGATAAGATTCTCTCTTATTTCACCTCATGAATCCCTTCGAAgagaagctgttagagatgaaagaaaataaagggaatatgaACGGGAAGGGGAATCAAGAAGAgaacaaaatgaaagaaatatggttGGGATACTCTAGTCTTATCTTATCTCTGAGATTGTTTGAGACCTAAACCACCGTGTTTTCTATATAAACAGCTTATAAGGCTCAATAcaaattatctataattatcgCAATATATTCATCTTTTTACATGGTACATACAAGACTTGCCACGAAAGTGTATATAGCTAAAGCCATGTGTGCATGGGTACCTCGGGGCGAAGAGAGGATATGGCCATGCTTGGGCAACGAGACTTATTGTCAAAGTATATGGTAAATGATTTGTAAGGATTCAGTTGTTATTGTAAGGTATgattagtttttttatattatctCTAAGATTATTTGAGATCTAAACCATCATGTCCTCTATGTAAACAGCTTACGAGGCTCAATACAAATCATCTATAATTATCGCAGTACCTTCATCTTTTAACATGGTACAAAGCTGGCGCCGCTCCTGAGCCGCCGCCTCCACAGCTTTCGCCGTGCCTCCTTTGGGAGATGATGTGATCTCCATGATCTCTCCCGGGGGCAGCGCAACCCATAGTTTAGTATTCATGTCGCCAATTCAAATATCGGCTACCACTAATTAGAGTTtttcttgatcatcttcagattaagtttttctctattttttccgATTATAGATTGGTTTGTGATGCCCTGCCGATCCGTTGATGTTCATCACCTTTGGATTTCACCGCCTCAGCTTTGACCTCTCTGGTGCCTCTTGTCCTCCGATGGTGTCATGGCTGGAGGCAACGCTCTCGTTGACATGACCCTCATCGGCGGCCTTCTGAGCGCACCGTCCGTCGTCGTCATCACATCGGATCATCGTTGTCGCTTGTCGTCCACAAGCACTAAGCCCATCACACCATCGAGAATGAGTCTGTCGTTGTATCACCCATCATGGTTGTAGCGCCGGCGCTCGTGGTCACGCCATCATCGCCGGGGTCACCACCTCTTCAAGCAGTGACTCTACCCCATGTTGCTCGTTCTCGTCATCACACTAGCTATCGCTCCGAGTTAGCGCCTTCCTCCAACACCTCCAGGCCGTTCTTGCCAGCCGAGGCCCTCGGATGGATCAACTTGACTTTGTGCATGTGTGTGCTCGTGTTGCTGCTTTAGGCATGCATCCTCCTCCACAGTTACGATCATGATCAACTTGCTCTCGGATACCTCAGCAACAAAAGGGCTATCATCATCTTGAGAAAATCGTCAACTTTTACTCCACTCTGAGCATCTGCGTTGCTCATGCTATGACTGTGAGTGGATGTTGGAGTATATGATAAAGATCTGGCAGTTATGGTAGGATATGATTAGTTTCTATCTTATCTTTGGGATTGCTTGAGATTCAAGCCACCATGTACTCTATGTAAACAGTCCACAAGGCTCAATACAGTTCATCCATAATTATTGCAGTATATTCATCTTTCTACACTTATGCTGTGTTTACGCTGATGTGAGCACACAGAAATCCTAGCAGATGAACACATGACTTCAGAAGGGATAAGGTGAAAACTCAATTATTAACGAGGATATAGAGGTCACTGAGAATTACTATTCATCCACAAATATAATGCGTAAAATTCAAACTTTGTAACTTTTGATCAACAATTAGACTAACTATATATTGTTGGTGTGATCTTTCTAATCGAAAGCCGAGTCCTAAGGGGGCTATGCCGCACCTACACGTCTTAATAGGAGGCAGAACCAATGAATTGGTTGCAGTCTCATTCCATGCAGCGCCAAATAAAAAGGGGAAGCCAGCATCTCACGAGACCAACATCCCTTTAAGGTTTAGCCTCACCCCAAATAGCTCAAAAACCTAACCGATCTAAGGCACGTTGACAACAAAGTGAAGGTTGTTGCTGCCACCACATCGACACCATCTTCATCGCCGGTCTCCACTACGCTTCACCAACTTGTTCTGATCCTTGTCGCTGCTCCTTCCTGACAGAACTACTAAGCCCTAATGGCTTCTTCTCCAAGTGACAATATGCCCATTGTATTCTGCATTAGCCTGGTGTTCATGTCCTAAGGCTAGCGATCATGGTAATTAGATGTCAATTAGACCTAACATATATGGGTTTAGTGatacaaaagtggtttcactagtTTCATATTTCAATATATATTCTAATGGTTTTGATTttataattattaataatatattGTTAAAGAATTTATGGTCAAAGTATAACTTAGAAGATCATGCAAAGTCTAATCGCGTCTTATAAAAATGGACAGAGGGAGTATTGAATTAGAAGTGGTGCAATTTGTCATCTGGGTTTGCCACTCGTATGAGTGGGAATTTAGGATTTGGCACTCATTCTATTGAAACTAAGGATCTGCCACTGTTTCATTGAACATTTTGTTATTTATCACCTGCTTCTCTTGTGGCTTTCTAGGGCTTGTTTGCCACATTGAAAAAGACATTATTTTCATTGGTTGGACAACATATATGATTTTCATATCATTCATATCATCCATTGTAGGTCCCCTCGCATTGTCATCTTCAAATCTAAGAACTATTGCCCTTGCATCAATAACATTGCTTGCATCTCTTACAGCTAAGTATTTGGTGCTGAAGAAAATCTTTAGAACATGGCATCATTGAAATCAATAGCAAGATCATGTATGGAAAATTTAGGATTGCTACTCCATTCATCGTCATTTCAAGTTCTGTCACTTATTAACTAACATGCAGCCTAGGATCCACATACCAGTAAAACATAGAGCAACAAATCTTGGAGTGCATGGTGGTATTTGAACACTACCTACCACCCATCCCAAATGATGCCTAATTAACACAAAGGCCTAGTCAATATTTGGACTTATTGTCTGAATACTTATCTCCACGCTGAATGATGCCCAATGATGAGGATCTCCCAAGCTCCTCTTATTCCTCTACTACCGATGCTGCTTCTAGTGTGTGAGATTTTGTTTCTACACAAGCTGAAAATATTCCAAATGCATACTAGGTGTCTTGGACTTCTTTGATAGCTGCTTCTTGAACCAtgtcttggacttcttcttcttctccggaCTGCCCTCAGGTTGCCTAGCTGGAGATGGTGGAGTGGGAAAAGGCCACACAGCTGGCTCATCTTGAGATTGAGGTTAGGGTAGGAAACTTGGTGCACTTGAACGTTGAGGTAGATTGCTCCTACATGGTTCCGTGTGCACCATGATGGCCCTATTCTTCTATTagatcctttgaagatgagcttcacccagtttttggatctcatcattTGGGGGGACAGGTAAATCTGTATCCACAGCATTGACATGTATAAAATCCATGAAGACTACAACATAGCTAGAATGTATCGtgaccgtatgtaacacctaGACCTCTGGATGCACCTAGCCTTTTGTAACCTTAATTTGGTAGCCACCTGATTTTATGACTAGCGAGTATGGCGTGGGCCTATCGAGAAGGTCTATAGTATCTGGCTCCATGGATAGAGAAGAGACATGTTGTTCGACCTCCCTAGAGGCTAGACTACTTCTGCGTCTAGCAATGGGGCTATTACCGGCTGGTGTACTAGGAATTACGATTCACTGTGATGCAAAACTTTGCATGAGGTCTTGATAAACGCTCTCCGtgattgactgggtcaatgcttACACATCGATTgcacccgacctcttcctcttcttatgcATCCCGACATGTTCAGGAAAGCCTAACTTCTAGCCCTAGGTGCTTAGGGTTTTCCAGAGCAGTGGAGAGCTCTTCATGTTCCCTGACCTCAGTGAATGAACCTTTAGAGGATTGGactgctatttctttcacctttttagCGACTGCCTTGGTTTCGCTGGATTTGAAGGtaatttctccactatctgacagcTTACCCCTCGCTCATAAATATGATTGCGATCATCCTGGGAATTGCATCCAAGGATGGTCATGAccttcgttggctaacttttcatccttcaCCCGTCATTTCTCCCGTTTCCCCACGTACCCACCTGTGCTCAGGTTGTggttctgcttgttctttgtcCGAAGctgtttttttgttgaactctCCGTTTGGAACGCCTCTGAGCTATTCAACCcaacaaaagcttcccaatcctcccttttcatatatgggtacttgttgAAGGGATCcaacttttttaccatatactCATTCACAAGCCTACTCTTGTGGCTTCTtcaaagtttggcgatcattttcatagcagttCTGTAACCCTTCACCTTCATATTCTCTGGGAACTCCAGAAACATATTGACGCCATTATTAAATAAGGCATTCTTTTGACCCACaatgaggtcatcgaactttgGAAGGGTTAATGGCACCCTTTCCCGAGCATTAAGGCCTACGAGCTTCCGCAACCTCCGCATGACCTTCTTCTCCATAGGCATACCATCATCATAAATTTTTGTGATGGTAATCTTGTCCGTCAGCCACTTTTCTTGTGCCCTTGGCCTTCATACTGTTACTCCACTGGTACCTAGTTGCGCCAACATCTGACTGGGAGCTTGTCCTTTGTCAGAGGATCTCGATGAAAACTCATTGGCAAATATCTAATAGATGCAAATATACAGACACAATTGTATATgtattagtaactatattcacttttaggatttttccaataaaatatgatatatttcttaTCTAAGGCGAATGATCCTAGCTAACTAATTTCTATGTAGGCAAAGATAGATCCTAATCctattcgaggatatgtggcctgagtagctttctatgctcttgtacggttctagagaaaattttgacaatatctccccgctgttctccaaatacacgtcttgaTAACGAGCTAAGAGGGtggtatccggagaacaacaagGAGATgacaccgaaattctctctaaaACCATACAAAAACACAGAAGCCTACTACTCgtgccacatatcctcgaaccaTCCAATGTTCATGGGCAATTCagaagcatcttcttataaatatgatagtTGTCAAATCATATTTCTAATCAAATACTCCCGAACGGGAGACGTAGGTTACACAAATTGGATTCATTTTTAGGAATATAATTAACACAATTGCACCGGAAACATATCAAGATTTAC comes from the Phragmites australis chromosome 22, lpPhrAust1.1, whole genome shotgun sequence genome and includes:
- the LOC133904769 gene encoding outer envelope pore protein 37, chloroplastic-like produces the protein MAAPALFPPPHMDEDGAAPPAPASQSPPPTEAEAPRGGGLLRRRPPVRVTSEFDSERRLFSHSLSCRVLDGIAKLRLRVSHGGRGGGVGGIAWGPPEVALLARNFSVVVDAASRGAVLSGAADLAGSLRLRAAHNTKEQQGEVSVTANLGDSPCKIELSSLVPPDGLPRATFLFPNGEVSVKEKKLDEDNRILSVNGIVKSHILNGVCTAVYNDNAMDLKYRYKDEEISFIPSISLPSNSVSFAFKRQLTPSDKLSYWYHFDTNYWGAVYKHRADKHLKWKAGYESNNRLGRASVWVGDASGSTKEVPLKAKVQFTLEVPQDNIQNAVVLFHVKKRWDF
- the LOC133904496 gene encoding protein FAR1-RELATED SEQUENCE 5-like, with product MSMWEGCNAMMEVVRELDHWVVSKLEKAHNHDLGTCSKVGYPRTRCFLGASEKVAMVSPDGMALLRQNVLGEGGDVQGLLYYLKNMQANDPAFFHAIQVDKNGCVVNVFWVDARAKAAYRHFGDAITFDTTSKKNKYMMPFVTFSGVNHHLQPIIFGSALLMEETEFSFVWLFETWLAAMGVKAPCSLVTDQNRAMKAAVGKVFPDSCHRFCKWNILSRTKQKLTHVYTEHPTLRDELESCVLESETISTFETTWTSIIDNYDLRKNSWLQAIYNIREKWVPLYPMDTFFADISPRQKLETMNDFYKKYFNTKTTLEVFLNQFDLSMANRYEDEAKADMDGYLNKATTKTASLIEKQAASTYTKAVFSKFREEFTESLGYIIEKTKDGCISKYSITKMKIYETHST